The following coding sequences lie in one Frigoribacterium sp. SL97 genomic window:
- a CDS encoding carboxylesterase family protein: MTAQPRATVPAPDLVRTTRSGEVRGVRERGVLAWRGIPFAAPPVGRLRFRAPESPAAWTGVRDAGRFGPAAPQDRVQFVGVDATTPLSEDCLTVNVVAPEGTASGDGLPVLVFVHGGAYSVGSSREFPRQGETLVREGGIVYVSLNYRLGAFGYLDFSHWATEDRPFDSNLGLRDQVAALEWVRDNVAAFGGDPGRVTVSGESSGGNAVTTLMTVPRARGLFRGSSPRAHRRTPSTRRT; encoded by the coding sequence GTGACCGCACAGCCCCGGGCGACCGTCCCGGCCCCCGACCTCGTCCGCACCACCCGCTCGGGCGAGGTCCGCGGCGTGCGGGAGCGCGGCGTGCTCGCCTGGCGCGGCATCCCCTTCGCCGCACCACCCGTGGGGCGCCTCCGTTTCCGGGCCCCCGAGTCCCCGGCTGCGTGGACGGGCGTCCGCGACGCCGGCCGGTTCGGACCCGCAGCCCCGCAGGACCGCGTGCAGTTCGTGGGCGTCGACGCCACCACCCCGCTCAGCGAGGACTGCCTGACGGTCAACGTGGTCGCACCGGAGGGCACGGCATCGGGCGACGGGCTGCCCGTCCTCGTGTTCGTCCACGGAGGCGCGTACAGCGTGGGGTCGTCGCGAGAGTTCCCGAGACAGGGCGAGACGCTCGTCCGTGAGGGCGGCATCGTCTACGTGAGCCTGAACTACCGGCTGGGCGCCTTCGGCTACCTGGACTTCAGCCACTGGGCGACCGAGGACCGCCCGTTCGACTCGAACCTCGGGCTGCGCGACCAGGTCGCCGCCCTCGAGTGGGTCCGCGACAACGTCGCCGCGTTCGGCGGCGACCCCGGCCGGGTCACCGTGTCGGGCGAGAGCTCCGGCGGCAACGCCGTGACGACCCTCATGACGGTGCCGCGCGCTCGCGGCCTCTTCCGGGGGTCGTCGCCCAGAGCGCACCGCCGAACGCCATCTACCCGCCGGACGTGA
- a CDS encoding YihY/virulence factor BrkB family protein — translation MASTRSLPEDPSLVRYVVMRVWHDFLRHRTIDAAGSLTFFSMLALVPGALALVSGVALFVDDGDAVDEILSVARYVLTPDAIDTLRWPLEQMLSLSNPGVAFGIGLWLTLWSLSAYTTAFGRAMNTAYEVEEGRRIWKFRGHMMIVTLVLMVSFAVIAVILLVTPTLSDAVAARFGIGRPWTDLYDVVKWPVLVALAVLSVAMLYFFTPNVRPPRLRWVSYGAMVALGGWALATVGFAVYVATVSNYDRFYGWVGGVVVVLLYAYISNFVLVLGGELDSEILRMRQLRRGVQAEEVIPLPLRDTARNHILARNLAWDVRVGRAIRERALRENGGVLEPDELRRVHLRGDRDRPADERPQAAQRADQVDPTTHAPSTS, via the coding sequence ATGGCCTCGACGCGTTCCCTGCCCGAGGACCCGTCGCTGGTCCGGTACGTGGTGATGCGGGTCTGGCACGATTTCCTGCGCCATCGCACCATCGACGCGGCCGGGTCGCTCACCTTCTTCTCGATGCTCGCCCTGGTGCCCGGCGCGCTCGCCCTCGTCTCGGGGGTCGCCCTGTTCGTCGACGACGGAGACGCCGTGGACGAGATCCTCTCCGTGGCCCGGTACGTCCTCACCCCCGACGCGATCGACACCCTGCGCTGGCCGCTCGAACAGATGCTCAGCCTGTCGAACCCCGGCGTCGCGTTCGGCATCGGCCTCTGGCTCACGCTGTGGTCACTGTCGGCCTACACGACGGCGTTCGGCCGGGCCATGAACACCGCCTACGAGGTCGAGGAGGGGCGCCGCATCTGGAAGTTCCGCGGCCACATGATGATCGTCACGCTCGTCCTGATGGTGTCGTTCGCCGTCATCGCCGTCATCCTGCTGGTGACGCCCACGTTGAGCGACGCGGTGGCCGCACGGTTCGGCATCGGCCGCCCCTGGACCGACCTCTACGACGTCGTCAAGTGGCCGGTGCTCGTCGCCCTGGCCGTGCTGTCGGTCGCGATGCTCTACTTCTTCACGCCCAACGTGCGGCCACCGCGGCTGCGCTGGGTGTCGTACGGCGCCATGGTCGCCCTCGGCGGTTGGGCGCTCGCCACGGTCGGCTTCGCGGTCTACGTCGCGACGGTGTCGAACTACGACCGCTTCTACGGCTGGGTGGGCGGCGTCGTGGTCGTGTTGCTCTACGCGTACATCAGCAACTTCGTGCTCGTCCTCGGCGGGGAGCTCGACAGCGAGATCCTGCGGATGCGCCAGCTCCGTCGCGGGGTGCAGGCCGAAGAGGTCATCCCCCTGCCGCTCCGTGACACCGCGCGCAACCACATCCTGGCTCGCAACCTCGCCTGGGACGTCCGGGTGGGCCGGGCGATCCGCGAGCGTGCCCTGCGCGAGAACGGCGGCGTGCTCGAACCCGACGAACTCCGGCGCGTCCACCTCCGGGGTGATCGAGACCGGCCGGCCGACGAACGGCCGCAGGCCGCTCAGCGCGCCGACCAGGTCGACCCGACCACCCACGCCCCCTCGACGTCGTAG
- a CDS encoding carboxylesterase family protein, with product MTRRWAGEFLELLAHDLRDDDLEATSVDDAATMLAEAPTTAIVRAASRLQLRTPDEDPGTICFSPVIDGDFLPERPLDAFKAGRAHPVPLIIGTNDREGSVFTGRRDILATTKPRIRAIFAATEKKARKAIKKHYPGLPARPAALDFGGDYAFWFPSVKVAERHAVHQPVRFYRFDATTRILRTVGVDAFHGLELWAIYDRMGSAFGWAMSLLGGRRAFLRTAARTRSRWLEFVRTGAVADWPTYDPHRRRTLIIDARDRVEHDPRGERRRAWQDFVPHV from the coding sequence GTGACGCGGCGCTGGGCGGGCGAGTTCCTCGAGCTGCTCGCCCACGACCTGCGCGACGACGACCTCGAGGCCACGAGCGTCGACGACGCGGCGACGATGCTCGCCGAGGCACCGACGACGGCGATCGTCCGGGCCGCCAGCCGGTTGCAGTTGCGCACCCCGGACGAGGACCCGGGGACGATCTGCTTCAGTCCGGTCATCGACGGCGACTTCCTGCCCGAACGCCCGCTCGACGCCTTCAAGGCGGGCCGCGCCCACCCGGTGCCGCTGATCATCGGCACGAACGACCGCGAGGGGTCGGTGTTCACCGGCCGCCGCGACATCCTCGCCACGACGAAGCCCCGCATCCGGGCCATCTTCGCCGCGACCGAGAAGAAGGCCCGGAAGGCGATCAAGAAGCACTACCCGGGGCTGCCCGCCCGCCCGGCCGCCCTCGACTTCGGCGGTGACTACGCGTTCTGGTTCCCGAGCGTCAAGGTGGCCGAGCGGCACGCGGTCCACCAGCCGGTCCGGTTCTACCGCTTCGACGCCACGACGCGAATCCTCCGCACGGTCGGGGTCGACGCGTTCCACGGTCTCGAGCTCTGGGCGATCTACGACCGGATGGGCTCCGCCTTCGGGTGGGCGATGAGCCTCCTGGGCGGTCGTCGGGCGTTCCTGCGCACGGCGGCGCGGACGCGTTCCCGCTGGCTCGAGTTCGTCCGCACCGGGGCGGTCGCCGACTGGCCGACCTACGACCCGCACCGCCGACGCACCCTCATCATCGACGCCCGCGACCGCGTCGAGCACGATCCGCGGGGCGAACGGCGACGGGCCTGGCAGGACTTCGTCCCGCACGTGTGA
- a CDS encoding PrsW family intramembrane metalloprotease, which translates to MTWSDPRGVGHDAYGRPLTPYADPSSVTPGAAPGWSAHAPAVNPEPVWYPVQPVFVQPTPRRRVASAVALAVGFTVIGTFALAVGLYFLVFVQPAVLLAGSLLAFVPLAIVLVGIWLVDRWEPEPRVALLFAFLWGAAVAVGTALIVDYALETARAVLGVRSGELGDVLGAVVQAPLVEEGAKGLGVLLVLWIFRRHFDGPVDGIVYAATVAAGFAFVENIQYFALQVGEDLATGSQGLAYVFFVRALMSPFAHVMYTACTGFALGLAARRTGPYGAIGWFFVGLVPAAGLHALWNGALFVVGDGFFVYYLLVQVPIFVAMVLLVVFLRRNERRVTHDRLAEYAAVGWFSADEVGMLSSSAGRRRARSWAASRGIRPAMKVFISNATRLAFTRQRLVKGRRALDEAVQRDEAELLQALTASRVALQAPPTAFVGYPQHPGWPSQVTGPPHSGPGW; encoded by the coding sequence ATGACCTGGTCCGATCCCCGCGGCGTCGGACACGACGCGTACGGCCGCCCGCTGACGCCGTACGCCGACCCCTCCTCCGTCACCCCGGGGGCCGCTCCTGGCTGGTCGGCGCATGCTCCCGCGGTCAACCCCGAGCCGGTCTGGTACCCCGTGCAGCCGGTCTTCGTCCAGCCGACGCCTCGTCGCCGAGTGGCCAGTGCTGTGGCGCTCGCCGTCGGGTTCACCGTGATCGGCACCTTCGCCCTGGCCGTCGGCCTGTACTTCCTGGTCTTCGTCCAGCCCGCTGTCCTGCTGGCCGGGAGCCTGCTCGCCTTCGTCCCGTTGGCCATCGTCCTGGTCGGCATCTGGTTGGTCGACCGCTGGGAGCCCGAGCCACGGGTGGCCCTGCTGTTCGCGTTCCTCTGGGGCGCTGCGGTCGCGGTGGGGACCGCTCTGATCGTCGACTACGCCCTCGAGACGGCTCGGGCCGTGCTCGGCGTCAGGTCCGGCGAGCTGGGGGACGTGCTCGGGGCGGTGGTCCAGGCCCCGCTCGTCGAAGAGGGTGCGAAGGGACTCGGGGTGCTGCTCGTCCTGTGGATCTTCAGACGGCACTTCGACGGCCCGGTCGACGGCATCGTCTACGCGGCGACGGTCGCGGCGGGCTTCGCCTTCGTCGAGAACATCCAGTACTTCGCCCTGCAGGTCGGGGAGGACCTGGCCACGGGCAGCCAGGGCCTCGCCTACGTCTTCTTCGTGCGGGCCCTGATGTCGCCGTTCGCCCACGTGATGTACACGGCCTGCACGGGCTTCGCCCTCGGTCTCGCGGCACGGCGGACGGGCCCGTACGGCGCGATCGGCTGGTTCTTCGTCGGCCTCGTCCCCGCGGCGGGACTGCACGCGCTCTGGAACGGTGCCCTCTTCGTGGTCGGCGACGGCTTCTTCGTCTACTACCTGCTCGTGCAGGTGCCGATCTTCGTGGCCATGGTGTTGCTCGTGGTGTTCCTGCGACGCAACGAGCGGAGGGTCACCCACGACCGGCTCGCGGAGTACGCCGCGGTCGGCTGGTTCAGCGCCGACGAGGTCGGCATGCTCTCGTCGAGCGCCGGTCGCCGCCGCGCGCGGTCGTGGGCCGCGTCACGGGGCATCCGACCCGCCATGAAGGTCTTCATCTCGAATGCGACGCGCCTCGCCTTCACCCGCCAGCGGCTGGTGAAGGGCCGCCGCGCGCTCGACGAGGCCGTCCAACGCGACGAGGCCGAGCTGCTGCAGGCCTTGACCGCGAGTCGCGTCGCCCTGCAGGCTCCACCGACGGCCTTCGTCGGGTACCCGCAGCACCCGGGGTGGCCGTCGCAGGTGACCGGGCCGCCGCACTCGGGCCCCGGGTGGTGA
- a CDS encoding cation:proton antiporter has protein sequence MELGELLIILTGSLVVTAFARWRGLPAPLLTVGVALLVSLIPGVPDIEIDSEVILTVVLPPLLYSAALDVSLLNFRESRVQIARLGVGAVIVTAFAVGGVAYVMIPDMTLPAALLVGAVVAPPDAVSAAAIGRKLGLPRKVMTVLSGESLINDAASLTLVKVFLAIVGGASLTLWDDLGIFGLAIGVGVAVGLVLGFVAHRVRMRIDDPVVENVIGLLLPFIAYIAAEELSGSGVLAVVAAGLYVGFNSPRTGYATRLQERPFWSAADVLLEGFVFALIGLQLRAVVLDVSESERGLGQSVGVALAVLAVVVLVRPVFVFGTYHAARAGRYLFLSTVLRKLRRVPALRRLRRAPALRTLRYHPQPRMDWRQLSVISWTGMRGVVTLAAAVSIPAVTESSIPVPARDTMFLIAFIVTVGTLLLQGLTLPVVIRVLGVRDDTQRDRDLAAELAVFATSTDETMAYVAERRADWEKRWGPELTERAVLLATTRLLRQNEALQRTAVDDADERDVSGATAAQRARRRAAPQALGSIRRELLAKRREVVLRERDAGALDEEVMRRVLLGLDAEELAMDTSAFTSTRS, from the coding sequence ATGGAACTCGGCGAGCTGCTGATCATCTTGACCGGGTCGCTCGTCGTGACCGCCTTCGCCCGCTGGCGGGGCCTGCCCGCTCCCCTGCTGACGGTGGGCGTCGCCCTGCTCGTGTCGTTGATCCCCGGCGTGCCCGACATCGAGATCGACTCCGAGGTCATCCTGACCGTGGTCCTGCCGCCGCTGCTCTACTCGGCCGCCCTCGACGTCTCGCTGCTGAACTTCCGGGAGAGCCGCGTGCAGATCGCCCGACTGGGGGTCGGTGCCGTGATCGTGACGGCCTTCGCCGTAGGGGGCGTCGCCTACGTGATGATCCCCGACATGACCCTTCCGGCCGCCCTCCTCGTCGGGGCGGTGGTCGCGCCTCCCGACGCCGTGTCGGCGGCCGCCATCGGCCGGAAGCTCGGCCTGCCGCGCAAGGTGATGACCGTGCTGTCGGGCGAGAGCCTGATCAACGACGCCGCGTCGCTCACCCTGGTCAAGGTGTTCCTGGCGATCGTGGGCGGTGCCAGCCTCACGCTCTGGGACGACCTCGGCATCTTCGGCCTCGCGATCGGCGTCGGCGTCGCGGTCGGTCTGGTCCTCGGCTTCGTCGCCCACCGCGTGCGCATGCGGATCGACGACCCCGTGGTCGAGAACGTCATCGGCCTGCTGCTGCCGTTCATCGCGTACATCGCCGCCGAGGAGCTGAGCGGCTCCGGCGTGCTGGCGGTCGTGGCCGCGGGCCTCTACGTCGGCTTCAACTCGCCCCGCACGGGCTACGCGACCAGGCTGCAGGAGCGCCCGTTCTGGTCCGCCGCCGACGTCCTGCTCGAAGGGTTCGTGTTCGCCCTGATCGGCCTCCAGCTGCGTGCCGTCGTGCTCGACGTCAGCGAGAGCGAGCGCGGCCTCGGACAGAGCGTCGGCGTCGCCCTCGCCGTCCTCGCCGTGGTCGTCCTCGTGCGCCCGGTCTTCGTGTTCGGCACCTACCACGCGGCCCGCGCCGGCCGGTACCTCTTCCTCTCGACGGTGCTGCGGAAGCTCCGCCGGGTGCCCGCGCTCCGCCGGCTGCGGCGGGCGCCGGCTCTGCGGACGCTGCGCTACCACCCGCAACCCCGCATGGACTGGCGACAGCTGAGCGTCATCTCGTGGACCGGCATGCGGGGCGTGGTGACCCTCGCCGCCGCCGTGTCGATCCCGGCCGTCACCGAGTCGAGCATCCCCGTGCCGGCGCGCGACACCATGTTCCTCATCGCGTTCATCGTCACGGTCGGCACCCTGCTGCTGCAGGGGCTCACGCTGCCGGTCGTCATCAGGGTGCTCGGCGTCCGGGACGACACGCAGCGCGACCGTGACCTCGCCGCCGAGCTGGCGGTCTTCGCGACGAGCACGGACGAGACCATGGCCTACGTCGCGGAACGGCGTGCCGACTGGGAGAAGCGCTGGGGTCCCGAGCTCACCGAACGCGCCGTCCTGCTCGCGACGACGCGGCTGCTGCGGCAGAACGAGGCGCTGCAGCGCACGGCCGTCGACGACGCCGACGAACGGGACGTCTCGGGGGCGACGGCCGCCCAGCGCGCCCGCCGTCGAGCGGCGCCCCAGGCGCTCGGCTCGATCCGACGCGAGCTGCTCGCCAAACGCCGCGAGGTGGTGCTGCGCGAGCGCGACGCCGGGGCCCTCGACGAGGAGGTCATGAGGCGCGTGCTGCTCGGGCTCGACGCCGAGGAGCTCGCCATGGACACCTCGGCCTTCACGAGCACGAGGTCGTGA
- a CDS encoding inorganic phosphate transporter, whose protein sequence is MDITLIVVLVIALALFFDFTNGFHDTANAMATPIATGAMKPKVAVTVAAILNLVGAFLSTEVAKTVSGGIIREGDGGVQITPEMIFAGLIGAVVWNMFTWLRGLPSSSSHALFGGLIGAAIVGAGMGSVDFGVVLSKVVLPALLAPLIAGVVGYTATRLAYTITRRRDDKSERGGFRYGQIFTSSLVALAHGTNDAQKTMGVITLTLIAGGLLTPDSGPPFWVVVVCAFAIALGTYTGGWRIIQTMGGGLTEVKPTQGFSAEASTTATVLASSHLGFALSTTQVASGSIIGAGLGRRGSKIQWGTAGKIVVAWFITLPASAAVGAVAALIATLGVAGLVIDAAVGAVVIAGIFVISRRRPHDQGSAIEVDVAATSVLSRRRARRAVRKGRVDTPASGVEAPFVRMDDPPEPVSAPRGPVPTDDEVR, encoded by the coding sequence GTGGACATCACACTCATCGTCGTCCTGGTCATCGCGCTGGCTCTCTTCTTCGACTTCACGAACGGGTTCCACGACACGGCCAACGCCATGGCGACCCCGATCGCGACCGGCGCGATGAAGCCCAAGGTCGCCGTCACGGTGGCCGCGATCCTCAACCTCGTCGGCGCCTTCCTCAGCACCGAGGTCGCGAAGACCGTCTCCGGCGGCATCATCCGCGAAGGGGACGGCGGGGTGCAGATCACCCCCGAGATGATCTTCGCGGGCCTCATCGGCGCCGTCGTCTGGAACATGTTCACGTGGTTGCGGGGGTTGCCCTCGAGCTCCTCGCACGCCTTGTTCGGCGGGTTGATCGGTGCGGCGATCGTCGGTGCCGGCATGGGGTCGGTGGACTTCGGCGTCGTGCTGTCGAAGGTCGTGCTGCCCGCCCTGCTCGCGCCGTTGATCGCCGGCGTCGTGGGGTACACCGCCACACGGCTCGCCTACACGATCACCCGACGCCGTGACGACAAGAGCGAGCGCGGCGGGTTCCGCTACGGCCAGATCTTCACGTCGTCGCTGGTCGCCCTCGCGCACGGCACGAACGACGCGCAGAAGACCATGGGCGTCATCACGCTCACGTTGATCGCGGGCGGGCTGCTCACGCCCGACTCCGGCCCGCCGTTCTGGGTGGTCGTCGTCTGCGCGTTCGCCATCGCCCTGGGCACCTACACCGGCGGCTGGCGCATCATCCAGACCATGGGCGGCGGTCTGACCGAGGTCAAGCCCACCCAGGGCTTCTCCGCCGAGGCGTCGACGACCGCGACCGTGCTGGCCTCCAGCCACCTGGGCTTCGCGCTGTCGACGACGCAGGTCGCGAGCGGATCGATCATCGGTGCCGGCCTCGGACGCCGCGGCTCGAAGATCCAGTGGGGCACCGCCGGCAAGATCGTCGTCGCCTGGTTCATCACGTTGCCCGCCTCGGCGGCGGTCGGCGCCGTCGCGGCCCTGATCGCCACGCTCGGCGTCGCGGGGCTCGTGATCGACGCCGCCGTCGGTGCCGTCGTCATCGCGGGGATCTTCGTCATCTCCCGCCGCCGGCCGCACGACCAGGGCTCGGCCATCGAGGTCGACGTCGCCGCCACCTCGGTGCTCTCGCGTCGCCGTGCCCGACGAGCGGTCCGCAAGGGCCGCGTCGACACGCCCGCGTCCGGGGTCGAGGCCCCGTTCGTCCGGATGGACGACCCACCCGAGCCCGTCTCCGCCCCCCGGGGTCCGGTCCCGACCGACGACGAGGTGCGCTGA
- a CDS encoding FKBP-type peptidyl-prolyl cis-trans isomerase, with product MTHDPQTKPEIDAPTGPAPTELTITDITVGDGAEAQSGSTVNVHYLGVEHDSGEEFDSSWSRGEAINFPLQALVRGWQEGIPGMKVGGRRELVVPPHLAYGPAGGGHPLSGKTLIFVIDLLGVS from the coding sequence ATGACTCACGATCCCCAGACCAAGCCCGAGATCGACGCCCCGACCGGCCCCGCCCCCACCGAGCTGACGATCACCGACATCACCGTCGGCGACGGAGCCGAGGCGCAGTCCGGCTCGACCGTCAACGTCCACTACCTCGGCGTCGAGCACGACTCCGGCGAGGAGTTCGACTCGTCCTGGAGCCGTGGCGAGGCCATCAACTTCCCGCTGCAGGCCCTGGTCCGCGGGTGGCAGGAGGGCATCCCCGGCATGAAGGTCGGCGGACGCCGCGAGCTCGTCGTGCCGCCCCACCTGGCCTACGGCCCCGCCGGCGGCGGGCACCCGCTCTCGGGCAAGACGCTCATCTTCGTCATCGACCTGCTCGGCGTCAGCTGA
- a CDS encoding aspartate ammonia-lyase, producing MTTETAAPTRTETDSLGSREVPADVYWGIHTARALENFPISQRPISVYPDLVTALALVKQAAARANVEIGVLDPVKAEAIERACEEIRGGALHDQFAVGVIQGGAGTSTNMNSNEVIANRALELLGHAKGEYRHLHPIDDVNRSQSTNDTYPTSIKIAMVLTLRRLLVELDLLADSFAAKGAEFHDVLKVGRTQLQDAVPMTLGQEFTGFAHTLAEDVQRLRDVVPLLGEINLGATAIGTGITADPLYADAVRRHLSTLSGMDLVTAPDLIEATSDTGVFMTLSGALKRSAIKLSKICNDLRLLSSGPQAGISEITLPPRQAGSSIMPGKVNPVIPEVVNQVAFSVAGADVTVTMAAEAGQLQLNAFEPVITHSVMQSLQWMTYACQTLRINCVDGIEANRARLTQQVETNVGSVTALTPYIGYTAAAAIAHTALTTNAAIAPLVVAAGLMTDEQVRKVLSPARLSGLAPITSAITVIDVEDPAAAVARAANTTGARNPGDETAG from the coding sequence GTGACGACCGAGACAGCAGCACCGACCCGCACCGAGACCGATTCGTTGGGCAGCCGCGAGGTGCCCGCCGACGTCTACTGGGGCATCCACACCGCCCGGGCGCTCGAGAACTTCCCGATCTCGCAGCGGCCGATCTCGGTCTATCCCGACCTCGTCACGGCCCTCGCCCTCGTGAAGCAGGCGGCGGCCCGCGCCAACGTCGAGATCGGCGTGCTCGACCCGGTCAAGGCCGAGGCCATCGAACGCGCCTGCGAAGAGATCCGCGGGGGCGCGCTGCACGACCAGTTCGCCGTCGGGGTCATCCAGGGCGGCGCCGGCACGTCCACCAACATGAACAGCAACGAGGTCATCGCCAACCGCGCCCTCGAGCTGCTCGGCCACGCCAAGGGCGAGTACCGCCACCTGCACCCGATCGACGACGTCAACCGCAGCCAGAGCACCAACGACACCTACCCCACCTCGATCAAGATCGCGATGGTGCTCACCCTGCGCCGCCTCCTGGTCGAGCTCGACCTGCTCGCCGACTCGTTCGCCGCCAAGGGCGCCGAGTTCCACGACGTGCTCAAGGTCGGCCGCACCCAGTTGCAGGACGCCGTGCCCATGACCCTCGGGCAGGAGTTCACGGGCTTCGCGCACACCCTGGCCGAGGACGTCCAGCGTCTGCGCGACGTCGTGCCGCTGCTCGGTGAGATCAACCTCGGCGCCACGGCCATCGGCACGGGCATCACGGCGGACCCGCTCTACGCCGACGCCGTCCGGCGACACCTCAGCACGCTCTCGGGCATGGACCTCGTCACGGCCCCCGACCTCATCGAGGCGACGAGCGACACCGGCGTCTTCATGACGCTGAGCGGCGCCCTCAAGCGCAGCGCGATCAAGCTGTCGAAGATCTGCAACGACCTGCGGCTGCTCTCGTCCGGTCCGCAGGCCGGCATCAGCGAGATCACGTTGCCGCCGCGCCAGGCGGGGTCCTCGATCATGCCGGGCAAGGTGAACCCGGTGATCCCCGAGGTGGTCAACCAGGTCGCGTTCTCGGTGGCCGGGGCCGACGTGACGGTCACGATGGCCGCCGAGGCCGGCCAGCTCCAGCTCAACGCGTTCGAGCCCGTGATCACCCACTCGGTCATGCAGAGCCTGCAGTGGATGACCTACGCCTGCCAGACCCTGCGGATCAACTGCGTCGACGGGATCGAGGCGAACCGCGCCCGCCTGACCCAGCAGGTCGAGACGAACGTCGGCAGCGTCACGGCGCTCACGCCCTACATCGGCTACACGGCGGCGGCGGCCATCGCCCACACGGCGCTGACGACCAACGCGGCGATCGCGCCGCTCGTCGTCGCGGCCGGCCTCATGACCGACGAGCAGGTGCGCAAGGTGCTCTCGCCCGCCCGACTCTCGGGGCTCGCGCCGATCACGAGCGCCATCACCGTCATCGACGTCGAGGACCCTGCCGCGGCGGTGGCCCGGGCGGCCAACACGACGGGCGCCCGCAACCCGGGCGACGAGACCGCCGGCTGA
- a CDS encoding MFS transporter — protein sequence MSATPPPPSGPAAPARRPLFVDVTPLRTSPAFARLFAGSAISGIGTQLTLVAVGLEIFEITRSTFAVALVGVVSLVPMILAGLYGGMLADAFDRRKVALVAAVFAWLSTAAIALHAYLGLHEVWLLYLLTTVNAVAGTMIATSRASIVPRLLPRELLPAASALSGISMGLMLTVGPALAGVLVAGVGFPLTYTVDVVLFSTAFLGIVTLPPIRPEGETQRPGLESLRFGLAFLKRSPNIRTTFVMDIVAMTFGMPRVLYPVVGTLVIGGGAVTVGVLSASFAVGALLSSVFSGRLGHVRRQGVAVRWAITAYGLCIAAFGVVLLVTPAHGGGVTAGLDQANLAALGGAALALAGAGASDNVSSIFRSTILQSAAPDAMRGRLQGIFIVVVTGGPRVGDLFVGLVAGIAVFWPPLLGGLVVVALVALVARLTPAFGRYDAEAPTP from the coding sequence TTGTCCGCCACCCCGCCTCCGCCGTCCGGCCCCGCCGCGCCCGCCCGTCGCCCGCTGTTCGTCGACGTCACCCCGCTGCGGACGAGCCCGGCCTTCGCCCGCCTCTTCGCGGGCAGCGCGATCAGTGGCATCGGGACGCAGCTCACGCTCGTCGCCGTCGGGCTCGAGATCTTCGAGATCACCCGGTCGACCTTCGCCGTCGCGCTCGTCGGCGTCGTCTCGCTCGTCCCGATGATCCTGGCCGGCCTCTACGGCGGCATGCTCGCCGACGCCTTCGACCGTCGGAAGGTCGCGCTCGTCGCCGCCGTCTTCGCCTGGCTCTCGACCGCGGCCATCGCGCTGCACGCGTACCTCGGGCTGCACGAGGTGTGGCTGCTCTACCTGTTGACCACGGTCAACGCCGTGGCGGGCACGATGATCGCGACCTCGCGCGCCTCGATCGTGCCGCGCCTCCTGCCCCGCGAGCTGCTGCCCGCCGCCTCCGCACTGAGCGGCATCAGCATGGGTCTGATGCTCACCGTCGGACCCGCCCTGGCCGGCGTGCTCGTGGCGGGCGTGGGGTTCCCGCTGACGTACACGGTCGACGTCGTGTTGTTCTCGACGGCGTTCCTCGGGATCGTCACGCTGCCCCCGATCCGTCCCGAGGGCGAGACCCAACGTCCGGGGCTCGAGTCGCTGCGCTTCGGCCTGGCGTTCCTGAAGCGGTCGCCGAACATCCGGACGACCTTCGTCATGGACATAGTCGCGATGACGTTCGGGATGCCCCGCGTCCTCTACCCGGTGGTCGGCACGCTCGTGATCGGAGGAGGCGCGGTGACGGTCGGCGTCCTCTCCGCCTCGTTCGCGGTGGGCGCCCTGCTGAGCAGCGTGTTCTCGGGACGCCTCGGCCACGTGCGCCGACAGGGTGTCGCCGTGCGGTGGGCTATCACCGCCTACGGTCTCTGCATCGCCGCCTTCGGCGTCGTGCTGCTCGTGACGCCGGCCCACGGCGGCGGCGTCACGGCCGGACTCGACCAGGCGAACCTGGCCGCCCTCGGCGGGGCCGCCCTCGCGCTGGCCGGAGCGGGTGCGAGCGACAACGTCAGCTCGATCTTCCGCTCGACCATCCTCCAGTCGGCCGCGCCGGACGCGATGCGGGGCCGCCTGCAGGGGATCTTCATCGTGGTGGTCACGGGCGGGCCGCGAGTCGGCGACCTGTTCGTCGGACTCGTCGCGGGCATCGCCGTCTTCTGGCCGCCGCTGCTCGGCGGTCTGGTGGTCGTCGCCCTCGTCGCGCTCGTGGCCCGGCTGACGCCCGCGTTCGGGCGCTACGACGCGGAGGCGCCGACGCCCTGA